The Saprospiraceae bacterium genome includes a window with the following:
- a CDS encoding cytochrome c, producing the protein MSRRINKHFVYAVFFTLSIFIYSCNSTPYMQGQRLYTAKCQNCHMEDGSGLAALIPPLNSSRLLGSPAVACILKNGIRDTIFKDSTFLVREMPSFASLSTTEVTNIINYINHSWYQEFKEITILEVQAVLDTCQLKNQ; encoded by the coding sequence ATGTCCAGAAGAATAAATAAGCATTTTGTTTATGCTGTCTTTTTTACACTTAGTATTTTTATATATTCTTGTAATTCAACACCTTATATGCAAGGGCAGAGACTTTATACAGCAAAATGCCAAAACTGTCATATGGAAGACGGTAGTGGACTGGCAGCCCTTATTCCTCCTCTCAACAGCTCGCGTTTGTTAGGAAGTCCGGCGGTGGCTTGTATATTGAAAAATGGCATTAGAGATACCATATTTAAAGACAGTACATTTTTAGTCAGAGAGATGCCTTCATTTGCATCATTAAGTACCACTGAGGTCACCAATATCATCAATTACATCAATCACAGTTGGTATCAGGAGTTTAAAGAGATTACCATCCTTGAAGTGCAGGCTGTTCTGGACACTTGCCAACTAAAAAATCAGTAG
- a CDS encoding SCO family protein, whose product MTTIYLLNLPVNYNNPLNIMYKIHYLIIISVIIIAGCKSEEELPFLGQTQMLNGKEVHHQVGQFNHYNQDSVLMTNTELKDYIYVADFFFTSCPSICHKVMKQMMRIYEAVKDDPQVKLVSFTIDPKRDNVGKLKLYADNLGIDHKKWYFLTGDKDATLELANTYFVAAFEDATAPGGFDHSGKILLVDKQGHIRSFSEGTDPENTPKIIADIKKLSESYQK is encoded by the coding sequence ATGACAACTATATACCTTTTAAATTTACCAGTTAACTACAACAATCCATTGAATATCATGTACAAAATACATTATCTAATTATTATAAGTGTTATAATTATAGCCGGATGCAAATCAGAAGAAGAATTGCCATTTCTCGGTCAGACCCAAATGCTAAACGGAAAAGAAGTCCACCACCAAGTCGGTCAATTCAACCATTACAACCAGGACAGTGTGTTGATGACCAATACCGAGCTTAAAGATTACATCTATGTGGCTGATTTTTTCTTTACATCATGTCCGTCAATCTGTCACAAGGTCATGAAGCAAATGATGCGTATATATGAAGCCGTCAAAGATGACCCGCAAGTCAAACTGGTATCATTTACAATTGATCCCAAAAGAGATAATGTAGGTAAATTAAAACTGTATGCTGACAATCTGGGCATAGACCATAAAAAATGGTATTTTCTGACAGGTGACAAAGACGCAACGCTTGAATTGGCCAATACATATTTTGTCGCAGCATTTGAAGATGCCACTGCACCAGGTGGTTTTGATCACTCAGGAAAAATATTGCTTGTAGACAAGCAAGGACATATCAGATCTTTTAGTGAGGGGACAGACCCCGAAAATACACCAAAGATCATCGCTGATATCAAAAAACTATCTGAAAGTTATCAAAAGTAG
- a CDS encoding solute carrier family 26 protein — translation MQFIPSLEWIKKYKKEWLNGDISAGLTVGVMLIPQGMAYSMLAGLPPIYGLYAVTIPLIVYALLGTSRQLAVGPVAMVSLLISAGVGQLAQSGTEQYIALAILLAFMVGVIQLSMGVFRLGFLVNFLSHPVIAGFTSAAALIIGFSQFKHLLGIKVNGEKFLDIMSQILENISNTHLITLMIGLTAIILLFLVKKIHKLVPGPLLVVLLGILAVYFGGLYDSGVKIVGQIPGGLPSFSMFSMDIASLSSLLPTALTIAFVGFMESIAVAKAIQARHKDYSLSANQELIALGAANIAGSVFKSFPVTGGFSRTAVNDQAGAKTGLASLISATLIILTLLFFTTYFYYLPNSVLAAIIIVAVYGLIDFKEAKHLFQTDKMDFGLFLATALGTLILGIEEGILVGVILSMAVLIYRVSYPHFAEMGLVKDGQIFRNVLRFKDAIVKDEIIVMRFDAQMYFANTSYFNDKVNALIEKRKNPKYFILDASPISAIDSTAAHALHALIDEMKNEGIEFLLANAIGPVRDAIVKSGLESQIGQDHSFMSVKDAYDFAMRGLG, via the coding sequence ATGCAATTTATACCTTCGCTGGAGTGGATCAAAAAATATAAAAAGGAATGGCTGAATGGTGATATCTCAGCTGGTCTTACCGTTGGGGTGATGCTCATTCCTCAGGGTATGGCCTACTCCATGTTGGCAGGATTACCGCCTATCTACGGATTGTATGCCGTCACCATTCCGCTCATTGTATATGCATTATTGGGAACATCAAGACAGCTTGCTGTTGGGCCTGTAGCGATGGTAAGTCTTCTGATATCTGCCGGTGTTGGTCAATTGGCTCAGTCAGGAACTGAACAGTATATAGCCCTCGCCATTTTACTGGCTTTTATGGTAGGAGTGATTCAGTTGTCGATGGGCGTATTCAGGCTTGGGTTTCTGGTCAATTTCCTCTCGCATCCGGTTATCGCCGGTTTTACATCTGCAGCGGCTTTGATTATTGGTTTTAGTCAGTTCAAACATTTATTGGGTATCAAAGTCAATGGAGAAAAGTTTCTGGACATAATGTCACAGATTTTGGAAAATATATCCAATACCCATTTGATTACACTCATGATTGGATTGACAGCGATTATTCTACTTTTTTTGGTAAAAAAAATCCACAAGCTTGTACCCGGACCACTGTTAGTGGTGCTGCTCGGGATTTTGGCAGTGTATTTTGGCGGTTTGTATGATTCGGGAGTAAAGATTGTAGGCCAAATTCCGGGTGGTTTGCCATCTTTCAGTATGTTTTCTATGGATATTGCATCTTTGAGTTCGTTGTTACCGACTGCACTGACGATAGCATTTGTAGGATTTATGGAGTCTATCGCTGTTGCTAAAGCCATCCAAGCCAGGCATAAAGACTATTCCCTAAGTGCCAATCAGGAGCTCATTGCCTTGGGTGCTGCCAATATTGCCGGTAGTGTATTCAAGTCTTTCCCAGTGACAGGTGGTTTTTCGCGAACAGCTGTCAACGATCAGGCCGGAGCAAAAACAGGGCTTGCATCACTTATCAGTGCTACTTTAATCATCCTTACACTTTTATTTTTTACGACTTATTTTTACTATCTGCCAAATTCTGTCCTTGCCGCCATTATTATTGTCGCTGTTTATGGGCTTATCGACTTCAAAGAAGCAAAACATCTGTTTCAAACTGATAAGATGGATTTTGGTTTGTTTTTAGCCACTGCTTTAGGAACACTCATATTGGGTATCGAAGAAGGTATCCTTGTAGGAGTGATATTGTCTATGGCAGTTTTGATTTACAGAGTATCTTATCCTCATTTTGCCGAAATGGGTCTGGTCAAGGATGGTCAGATTTTCAGGAATGTACTCCGATTTAAAGATGCCATAGTAAAAGATGAAATCATCGTTATGAGATTTGATGCTCAGATGTATTTTGCCAATACTTCCTATTTCAATGACAAAGTCAATGCATTGATTGAAAAAAGAAAAAATCCAAAGTATTTCATATTGGATGCATCTCCGATAAGTGCCATAGACTCTACAGCTGCACATGCTTTGCACGCTCTGATTGATGAAATGAAAAATGAAGGTATCGAATTTTTACTGGCCAATGCTATCGGACCGGTAAGAGATGCTATTGTAAAAAGTGGTTTGGAATCACAAATAGGACAGGACCATAGTTTTATGTCAGTCAAAGATGCATATGACTTTGCCATGAGAGGTTTAGGATAG
- a CDS encoding nitrilase family protein, translating to MLRVSIFQFSTFWLDHKRNLAEIEDICRKLKGTTDLLLLPEMFNTGYVLDTSKLSEDIQVDTLTRLQVLAATYHIVIGGSIPYTKDGDWYNRFVFVDHTGVVHSYDKIQLFAPAGEKTFYSTGERINNFNFLNWKIQPLVCYDLRFPYLSFQYESQDLLIYSANWPIARVHHWRSLLIARAIENQCYIVGINRTGTDENGYEYPGVSMVIDYNGQILSEMDHQPGVITISLEKDDMYEFRKRLPFAKDRIESFFKG from the coding sequence ATGTTAAGAGTCAGCATTTTTCAGTTTAGTACTTTTTGGTTGGATCATAAAAGAAATCTTGCTGAAATCGAGGACATTTGCAGAAAATTGAAAGGCACCACTGATCTGCTTTTATTGCCGGAAATGTTCAATACAGGATATGTGCTTGATACTTCGAAACTCTCGGAAGACATTCAAGTTGATACTTTGACCAGACTGCAGGTATTGGCTGCTACTTATCATATAGTCATAGGCGGCAGTATTCCTTACACAAAAGACGGAGATTGGTACAACAGATTTGTTTTTGTAGATCATACTGGAGTTGTCCACAGTTATGATAAAATTCAGCTTTTTGCACCTGCAGGAGAAAAAACTTTCTACAGTACCGGAGAGCGTATCAATAATTTTAATTTTTTAAACTGGAAGATTCAGCCACTGGTTTGCTATGATTTGCGGTTTCCTTATCTTAGTTTTCAATATGAAAGTCAGGATTTATTGATCTATTCTGCCAATTGGCCCATAGCTCGGGTACATCATTGGCGGAGTTTGCTCATTGCCAGAGCCATTGAAAATCAGTGTTATATAGTTGGGATCAACAGGACTGGTACCGACGAAAATGGTTATGAATATCCAGGAGTCTCCATGGTAATAGACTACAATGGACAGATTTTGTCAGAAATGGATCATCAACCTGGTGTCATCACCATATCATTGGAGAAAGATGACATGTACGAGTTTAGGAAAAGACTACCTTTTGCCAAGGACAGAATTGAAAGTTTTTTCAAAGGATGA
- a CDS encoding MFS transporter, with the protein MPKHLKIFFSKSDYLATAAGFFLLGFLFGNWASLIPYIKATFSLNDATLGLLLLCLPFGAMSFNPIAARLIQRFGQKRVTIFAIFFISLVYLMPFLANNLFFLPITLVMVGVGMTLLNIAINMQASILERLHSQFIMSTCHGMFSAGLMIGSLMRSLTLLLELNEVVHMLCMMGISIVIGLWAAMKISQMHLNQENETISQDKTSKSKNFSLPSGVLLSIIIISICINFTEGSMSDWTSVYMNEIVKTSPYFVGWGLFGYSFFMALGRFFGDGIIPVFGRNKVLAYGAILSFAGVLTVIIFPYTISSILGFGMIGLGVSCGAPILYSSATRISGLTGENGLATMNFYAMAGFLCGPVIIGLISEATSLPAAFGMIGVLACIWMFKGAKTILP; encoded by the coding sequence GTGCCGAAGCATCTCAAAATTTTCTTCTCAAAATCTGACTATCTGGCTACAGCTGCAGGATTTTTTTTATTAGGATTTCTGTTCGGAAATTGGGCATCATTAATCCCGTATATCAAAGCTACTTTTTCACTAAACGATGCTACTTTGGGTTTGTTGTTGCTTTGCCTCCCTTTTGGTGCCATGTCTTTCAATCCTATTGCTGCCAGATTGATTCAGCGTTTTGGTCAAAAACGAGTGACCATCTTCGCTATATTTTTTATATCTTTAGTTTATCTGATGCCATTTCTGGCAAATAATCTTTTTTTCCTTCCGATTACACTTGTGATGGTGGGAGTTGGTATGACCCTTCTGAATATAGCTATCAATATGCAGGCATCCATACTGGAGAGACTGCACTCACAGTTTATCATGTCCACTTGTCACGGTATGTTTAGTGCCGGCCTGATGATTGGATCTCTCATGAGGAGTTTGACACTACTTTTGGAATTGAATGAAGTTGTTCATATGTTGTGTATGATGGGAATATCTATTGTCATTGGCCTTTGGGCAGCAATGAAAATTTCACAAATGCATTTAAACCAGGAAAATGAAACAATATCACAGGACAAAACTTCAAAATCTAAGAATTTTTCTTTGCCATCCGGAGTCTTGCTTTCTATTATCATTATTAGTATTTGTATCAATTTTACGGAAGGAAGTATGAGTGACTGGACATCAGTGTATATGAATGAAATTGTGAAAACCAGTCCCTATTTTGTTGGATGGGGTTTGTTTGGGTATTCATTTTTTATGGCTCTGGGCAGGTTTTTTGGAGATGGTATTATACCAGTTTTTGGGAGGAATAAAGTATTGGCCTACGGAGCTATTCTGTCCTTTGCTGGAGTATTGACAGTTATAATTTTTCCCTATACGATTTCTTCAATTTTGGGATTTGGTATGATAGGTTTGGGCGTATCTTGTGGTGCACCCATCCTTTATTCCAGTGCTACACGTATATCTGGTTTGACTGGAGAGAACGGCCTGGCAACCATGAATTTTTATGCTATGGCTGGTTTTTTGTGTGGTCCGGTGATCATTGGATTAATTTCCGAGGCCACGAGTCTTCCGGCAGCGTTTGGGATGATCGGTGTTTTGGCTTGTATTTGGATGTTCAAAGGTGCAAAAACTATTTTACCATAA
- a CDS encoding ATP-binding protein: MKIVFTGPESTGKSTIATWLSQLSGIYLVKEVAREYMESLEIPYEASHVREIGLLQQFDENLRLIQHRDIICDTDLLTIIIWLQVKYNFMDQHLLDMWVNSTQDLYFLCLPDIPWEADPLRENPHNRDELFTVYQNYLIQHKKPFVLLSGSIQDRQEFVCKTISNLTGKILA, from the coding sequence TTGAAAATAGTATTTACAGGTCCTGAGTCAACGGGTAAATCGACAATAGCCACTTGGCTGAGTCAATTATCCGGTATATATCTTGTCAAAGAGGTGGCTCGTGAGTATATGGAAAGTTTAGAAATTCCATATGAAGCATCCCATGTCAGAGAAATCGGTCTCCTGCAGCAGTTTGATGAAAACCTTAGACTAATTCAACATCGGGATATCATTTGTGATACAGACTTGCTGACTATTATCATTTGGCTGCAAGTGAAATACAATTTCATGGACCAACATTTGCTGGATATGTGGGTTAACTCGACCCAGGATTTGTACTTCCTCTGTTTGCCTGATATTCCATGGGAAGCTGATCCGCTCAGAGAAAACCCACACAACAGGGATGAGCTTTTCACTGTATATCAAAATTATTTAATTCAACACAAAAAGCCATTTGTTCTACTTTCCGGCAGCATTCAGGATCGTCAGGAATTTGTGTGTAAAACCATTTCAAACCTTACGGGTAAGATTTTGGCTTAA
- a CDS encoding Lacal_2735 family protein — translation MFGLFRKKSEREILLKQYSQLQEEAFHLSKTNRTASDAKNAEAEALMQRIESLPLES, via the coding sequence ATGTTTGGTCTATTCAGGAAAAAAAGCGAAAGAGAAATTCTTTTAAAGCAATATTCACAACTTCAGGAAGAAGCTTTTCATTTGTCAAAAACAAACAGAACTGCATCTGATGCAAAAAATGCAGAAGCTGAGGCACTGATGCAAAGAATAGAAAGTCTTCCACTAGAGTCCTAA
- a CDS encoding bifunctional nuclease family protein translates to MKKLRLDIMALSHSVTQSHNYAVVLGEENGKRRLPIVIGGFEAQAIAVALENMTPNRPLTHDLFKNTLDSFQIELKEVIINNLLDGIFYAQLVCVQDGNVMQIDARTSDAIAMAVRFSCPIYTFEFIMESAGVILDEEEKPTKTPVRPKTTSIEDMNVQSLEKLLEEALQKEDYEKAAQIRDIISSKKSIDS, encoded by the coding sequence ATGAAAAAGTTAAGATTGGACATTATGGCATTATCTCATAGTGTGACCCAGTCACATAATTATGCTGTGGTTCTGGGAGAAGAAAATGGTAAGCGAAGACTACCAATAGTAATTGGCGGTTTTGAAGCACAAGCTATAGCGGTTGCATTGGAGAACATGACTCCCAACAGACCTTTGACCCACGATCTGTTTAAAAACACCCTTGATTCCTTTCAGATAGAACTGAAGGAAGTGATCATCAACAATCTGCTTGATGGGATATTTTATGCCCAACTTGTATGTGTTCAGGATGGTAATGTCATGCAAATTGATGCCCGGACTTCAGATGCCATTGCAATGGCTGTCAGATTTTCTTGTCCGATTTATACCTTTGAGTTCATCATGGAAAGCGCAGGTGTTATCCTAGACGAAGAAGAGAAGCCAACCAAAACACCGGTTCGCCCTAAAACAACTTCCATAGAAGATATGAATGTGCAAAGTCTTGAAAAACTTCTTGAAGAAGCACTTCAGAAGGAAGATTATGAAAAAGCAGCACAGATCAGAGATATCATAAGTAGCAAAAAGAGCATTGATTCCTGA